Proteins from a genomic interval of Mycolicibacterium grossiae:
- a CDS encoding intersectin-EH binding protein Ibp1, whose amino-acid sequence MATLRFDARRLLLAGGFAVAAAAAPAVAVLAAPTSVEPSVAACPSGETEDTFTTVCTPDLVPNSPVFQSSSPDSLPSVGGIPCSGANSGQCIGLSEEQQSEGPVPVPRSSVSSSP is encoded by the coding sequence ATGGCGACCTTGAGATTCGACGCCCGACGCCTCCTGCTCGCCGGGGGATTCGCCGTGGCGGCGGCTGCCGCGCCCGCGGTCGCCGTCCTCGCCGCACCGACGTCGGTGGAGCCGTCGGTGGCCGCCTGCCCCAGCGGTGAGACCGAGGACACCTTCACCACGGTCTGCACCCCCGACCTGGTGCCGAATTCGCCGGTCTTTCAGAGTAGTTCACCTGACAGCCTGCCCTCGGTCGGCGGCATCCCCTGCAGTGGAGCCAATTCCGGTCAGTGCATCGGCCTGTCCGAGGAGCAGCAGTCCGAAGGGCCGGTGCCCGTGCCGCGCTCGTCGGTCAGCTCGAGCCCCTAG
- a CDS encoding MCE family protein, producing the protein MALRRRAVRSGRAAVAVSSGAVLLAGCSFGGLNSLDMPGTAGHGKDSYTINVELPDVATLPQNSPVLVDDITVGSVSGIDAVQRPDGTFFAAVKLSLDGNVELPANATATVAQTSLLGSQHVALADPTGEPPQGRLTEGSTIPLAHTGRYPTTEEVLSSLGVVVNKGNLGALQDITNETYAAVAGRAGSFADLIPRLAELTGSLDRQTADIIAAADGLNRFAGILARSRDDLGRTLDTLPAALEVLNANRTNLVDAFTALRTFSGVASRVLTGIRDDFAADFKDLYPVVKAFNDNADDFISDLELLPTFPFHYKYLRNAVRGDYLNVFVTFDLTVRRTGESVFTTSKGLDPNMKHLDEVINPPDFLTGAMANLSGQAADPFQIPPGTATQHTEAVP; encoded by the coding sequence ATCGCCCTGCGCCGCAGGGCAGTACGGAGCGGCCGCGCGGCCGTCGCGGTGTCCTCGGGCGCCGTGCTGCTCGCCGGATGTTCGTTCGGGGGACTGAACTCCCTCGACATGCCGGGCACCGCCGGGCACGGCAAGGACTCGTACACGATCAACGTCGAACTGCCCGACGTGGCGACCCTGCCGCAGAACTCGCCGGTGTTGGTCGACGACATCACGGTGGGGAGCGTCTCGGGCATCGACGCGGTACAACGGCCCGACGGCACGTTCTTCGCGGCGGTGAAGCTCTCGCTCGACGGCAACGTCGAACTGCCCGCCAATGCGACCGCGACGGTGGCCCAGACGTCGCTGCTCGGATCGCAGCACGTGGCGCTCGCCGACCCCACGGGCGAGCCGCCCCAGGGCCGGCTGACCGAGGGATCGACGATTCCGCTGGCCCACACCGGGCGCTACCCGACCACCGAAGAGGTGCTGTCCTCGCTCGGCGTGGTGGTGAACAAGGGCAATCTCGGTGCGCTGCAGGACATCACGAACGAGACGTACGCCGCCGTCGCCGGTCGCGCCGGGTCGTTCGCCGACCTCATCCCGCGCCTGGCCGAGCTGACCGGATCGCTGGACCGGCAGACCGCGGACATCATTGCCGCCGCCGACGGGCTCAACCGGTTCGCCGGCATCCTGGCCCGCAGCCGCGACGACCTGGGTCGCACGCTCGACACGCTGCCCGCGGCGCTCGAGGTGCTCAACGCCAACCGGACGAACCTCGTCGACGCGTTCACCGCCCTGCGGACGTTCTCCGGGGTGGCCTCGCGGGTGCTGACCGGCATCCGCGACGACTTCGCCGCCGACTTCAAGGATCTCTATCCGGTGGTGAAGGCGTTCAACGACAACGCCGACGACTTCATCTCCGACCTGGAGCTGCTGCCGACCTTCCCGTTCCACTACAAGTACCTGCGCAACGCGGTGCGGGGCGACTACCTCAACGTGTTCGTGACGTTCGACCTGACGGTGCGCCGCACCGGTGAGTCGGTGTTCACCACGTCGAAGGGCCTCGACCCCAACATGAAGCACCTCGACGAGGTCATCAACCCGCCGGACTTCCTGACCGGGGCGATGGCGAATCTCTCGGGGCAGGCGGCGGATCCGTTCCAGATCCCGCCGGGGACGGCCACCCAGCACACCGAGGCGGTGCCCTGA
- a CDS encoding intersectin-EH binding protein Ibp1 has product MANPVLSAPRRFILAGGFALAVAAAPAVAALAGVDAFPANPLACPGGEEEDQFTGICIPHTVPNSPFSSIPGNPDLPAVDGIPCTGANSGQCIGLAENAPAYVPPTSSIGSSPTVTGVS; this is encoded by the coding sequence ATGGCGAACCCTGTTCTGAGTGCTCCCCGGCGGTTCATCCTGGCGGGCGGGTTCGCGCTCGCCGTCGCCGCGGCTCCCGCGGTCGCCGCGCTCGCCGGCGTCGACGCGTTCCCGGCCAACCCGCTGGCGTGCCCGGGCGGTGAGGAAGAGGATCAGTTCACTGGCATCTGCATCCCCCACACCGTGCCGAACTCTCCGTTCAGCTCGATCCCGGGCAACCCCGACCTGCCGGCCGTCGACGGCATCCCGTGCACCGGCGCCAACAGCGGCCAGTGCATCGGCCTCGCCGAGAACGCCCCGGCCTACGTGCCGCCGACCTCGTCGATCGGCAGCAGCCCGACCGTCACCGGCGTCTCCTGA
- a CDS encoding MCE family protein — translation MLDRLTRIQLSIFAIVTVLCVGAISAFYLHVPAAMGIGTYDVRANFVAGGGLYENANVTYRGVTIGRVESVGLSDDGVVADMRLNTDTPVPDNVTATVKSVSAVGEQYIDLVPPDDPSDRMLGHDAVIPVSRTAIGQDIASLLTQADSLVNSIGDSRIQDLLRETFKAFNGSGPELARLIQSGRALVDEANANYGQTSQLIDQAGPFLDAEIASGDDIRSLADGLARFTTEAANADPQLRSVLRTVPGAAQAANTTFDGIRPNFPMLAANLANVGRIGVIYNKSIEQALVIFPALMAALITVGGGLPADEGGKLDFKVDLGDPPPCSVGFIPPTQIRTPADTTLRDLPTDLYCKTAQSDPTVVRGARNYPCQEFPGKRAPTIQLCRDPRGYVPIGSNPWRGPPIPYGSTPITDPRNITPANKFPNIPPSADYDPGPPSVQLPPGVVPGPGPAPNAPFPLPVPPSDPGPPPPPLPFYAPPDQIVPPYGRSAPGAPAPGPLPAEAPAPAPAPAVPPPPGQGPLLPAQAVPQDAPPVASAPTSTTYDSRTGVFADPSGGTGVLASGSTKFAPAETWADLMMDPRRE, via the coding sequence ATGCTCGACCGGTTGACGCGCATCCAGCTGTCGATCTTCGCGATCGTGACGGTGCTGTGCGTGGGCGCGATCTCCGCGTTCTATCTGCACGTGCCCGCCGCCATGGGCATCGGCACCTACGACGTCCGGGCCAACTTCGTCGCCGGCGGCGGCCTGTACGAGAACGCCAACGTCACCTACCGCGGCGTGACCATCGGACGCGTCGAGTCGGTGGGTCTGAGCGACGACGGCGTGGTCGCCGACATGCGGCTCAACACCGACACCCCGGTGCCGGACAACGTCACCGCGACGGTGAAGAGCGTCTCGGCGGTCGGCGAGCAGTACATCGACCTGGTGCCGCCCGACGACCCCTCCGACCGCATGCTCGGCCACGACGCCGTGATCCCGGTGAGCCGCACCGCGATCGGTCAGGACATCGCGAGCCTGCTCACCCAGGCCGACTCGCTGGTGAACAGCATCGGCGACAGCCGCATCCAGGATCTGCTGCGCGAGACGTTCAAGGCGTTCAACGGCTCCGGACCCGAGCTGGCGCGGCTGATCCAGTCCGGCCGCGCCCTGGTCGACGAGGCGAACGCGAACTACGGCCAGACCAGCCAGCTGATCGACCAGGCCGGTCCGTTCCTGGACGCCGAGATCGCCAGCGGAGACGACATCCGGTCGCTCGCCGACGGACTGGCGCGCTTCACCACCGAGGCGGCGAATGCCGACCCGCAGCTGCGGTCGGTGCTTCGGACCGTGCCGGGCGCGGCCCAGGCCGCCAACACGACGTTCGACGGCATCCGCCCGAACTTTCCGATGCTGGCCGCCAACCTCGCCAACGTCGGCCGCATCGGCGTCATTTACAACAAGTCGATCGAGCAGGCACTGGTCATCTTCCCGGCGCTGATGGCCGCGCTCATCACCGTGGGCGGCGGTCTGCCGGCCGACGAGGGCGGCAAGCTCGACTTCAAGGTCGACCTCGGTGATCCGCCCCCGTGCTCGGTGGGCTTCATCCCGCCGACGCAGATCCGCACGCCTGCCGACACCACCCTGCGCGACCTGCCGACCGACCTGTACTGCAAGACGGCGCAGAGCGATCCGACCGTCGTGCGCGGCGCGCGCAACTACCCGTGCCAGGAGTTCCCCGGCAAGCGGGCACCCACCATTCAGCTGTGCCGCGACCCGCGCGGCTACGTGCCGATCGGCAGCAATCCGTGGCGTGGCCCGCCGATCCCGTACGGCAGCACGCCGATCACCGATCCGCGCAACATCACCCCGGCGAACAAGTTCCCCAACATCCCGCCCTCGGCGGACTACGACCCGGGGCCGCCGTCGGTGCAGTTGCCGCCCGGTGTGGTGCCGGGACCCGGTCCCGCGCCCAATGCGCCGTTCCCACTGCCGGTTCCGCCGAGCGATCCCGGCCCACCGCCGCCACCGCTGCCGTTCTACGCGCCGCCCGACCAGATCGTGCCGCCGTACGGCCGCTCGGCACCCGGGGCTCCGGCACCCGGTCCGCTGCCCGCGGAGGCCCCGGCCCCGGCACCCGCCCCCGCGGTGCCCCCGCCGCCGGGCCAGGGTCCGCTGCTGCCCGCACAGGCCGTGCCGCAGGACGCACCGCCGGTGGCCAGCGCTCCGACGTCGACGACGTACGATTCGAGGACCGGTGTGTTCGCCGACCCCTCCGGGGGAACCGGCGTGCTGGCCTCCGGTTCGACGAAGTTCGCCCCCGCGGAGACGTGGGCCGATTTGATGATGGATCCACGACGGGAATGA
- a CDS encoding mammalian cell entry protein: MGRWTTRLALALGVLLAVGFVGLSAFGGYMWWDRDQLAAEQQTREELGPCTGDRQPPNCDLAAQQIPLVFGYDFQTVERSLTDAYQLLTPAYRREFEERANQDIIPQARDRQVISQANVVGTGVLDAHRDSASVLVFMNRTVTDKSKQPVYDGSRLRVDYEKIDGQWKINFITPV, from the coding sequence ATGGGTCGGTGGACGACCCGCCTGGCGCTCGCGCTCGGCGTGCTGCTGGCGGTCGGCTTCGTCGGGTTGAGCGCCTTCGGCGGGTACATGTGGTGGGACCGCGACCAGCTCGCGGCCGAACAGCAGACCCGCGAGGAACTCGGTCCCTGCACCGGCGACCGCCAGCCACCGAACTGCGACCTCGCCGCCCAGCAGATCCCGCTGGTCTTCGGCTACGACTTCCAGACGGTCGAGCGCAGCCTCACCGACGCCTACCAGCTGCTGACCCCGGCCTACCGCCGCGAGTTCGAGGAACGCGCGAACCAGGACATCATCCCGCAGGCCCGTGACCGGCAGGTGATCTCGCAGGCCAACGTCGTCGGGACGGGAGTGCTGGACGCGCACCGCGATTCGGCCAGCGTGCTGGTGTTCATGAACCGGACCGTCACCGACAAGTCCAAGCAGCCGGTGTACGACGGGAGCCGGTTGCGCGTCGACTACGAGAAGATCGACGGGCAGTGGAAGATCAACTTCATCACTCCGGTCTAG
- a CDS encoding alpha,alpha-trehalose-phosphate synthase (UDP-forming), with the protein MSPGPATEPDVGTADFVVVANRLPIDMERRADGEISYKRSPGGLVTALEPLLRKRHGAWIGWAGIPDSPEDPIEDDGLQLFPVALSAEDVATYYEGFSNATLWPLYHDVIVKPIYHRAWWERYVEVNRRFAEATARAAADGATVWVQDYQLQLVPKMLRMLRPDLTIGFFLHIPFPPIELFMQMPWRTEIIEGLLGADLVGFHLPGGAQNFLYLARRLVGADTSRATVGVRSRFGEVRVGFRTVKVGAFPISIDSAELDAKARDRAVRQRARAIRAELGNPRKVMLGVDRLDYTKGIDVRLNAFTELLEDGRVDGSDTVLVQLATPSRERVESYKVMREDIERQVGHINGEFGEVGHPVVHYLHKPIPRDELVAFFVAADVMLVTPLRDGMNLVAKEYVACRSDLGGALVLSEFTGAAAELRQAYLANPHHVDDVKDAIEAALTQSPEEGRRRMRALRRQVLAHDVDRWARAFLDALSSTEDHTGTRSETGSRPE; encoded by the coding sequence GTGAGCCCCGGCCCGGCGACCGAGCCCGACGTCGGCACCGCCGACTTCGTCGTCGTGGCCAACCGGCTGCCGATCGACATGGAGCGCCGCGCCGACGGCGAGATCTCCTACAAGCGCAGCCCCGGCGGCCTGGTCACTGCGCTGGAACCGCTGCTGCGCAAACGCCATGGCGCCTGGATCGGTTGGGCCGGCATCCCCGACAGCCCCGAGGACCCGATCGAGGACGACGGGCTGCAGCTCTTCCCGGTGGCGCTGTCTGCCGAGGACGTCGCCACGTACTACGAGGGCTTCTCCAACGCCACGCTGTGGCCGCTCTACCACGACGTCATCGTCAAGCCGATCTACCACCGCGCCTGGTGGGAACGCTATGTCGAGGTGAACCGCCGCTTCGCCGAGGCGACCGCCCGGGCCGCCGCCGACGGCGCCACCGTCTGGGTGCAGGACTACCAGTTGCAGCTCGTCCCCAAGATGCTGCGCATGCTCCGCCCCGACCTCACCATCGGGTTCTTCCTGCACATCCCCTTCCCGCCGATCGAACTGTTCATGCAGATGCCGTGGCGTACCGAGATCATCGAGGGTCTGCTGGGCGCCGACCTCGTCGGCTTCCACCTCCCGGGCGGGGCGCAGAACTTCCTCTACCTGGCTCGCCGTCTGGTCGGTGCCGACACCTCCCGGGCGACCGTCGGCGTGCGGTCCCGGTTCGGCGAGGTGCGCGTCGGTTTTCGCACCGTGAAGGTGGGCGCGTTCCCCATCTCCATCGATTCGGCGGAACTCGACGCCAAGGCCCGCGACCGAGCGGTGCGCCAGCGTGCCCGCGCCATCCGCGCCGAACTCGGCAACCCGCGCAAGGTCATGCTGGGCGTCGACCGGCTGGACTACACCAAGGGCATCGACGTGCGGCTCAACGCCTTCACCGAACTGCTCGAGGACGGCCGCGTCGACGGCAGTGACACCGTGCTCGTCCAGCTCGCCACGCCGAGTCGCGAGCGGGTGGAGAGCTACAAGGTGATGCGCGAGGACATCGAACGGCAGGTCGGCCACATCAACGGCGAGTTCGGCGAGGTCGGCCACCCGGTGGTGCACTACCTGCACAAGCCGATCCCCCGTGACGAACTCGTCGCGTTCTTCGTCGCCGCCGACGTCATGCTGGTGACCCCGTTGCGCGACGGGATGAACCTGGTGGCCAAGGAGTACGTGGCGTGCCGCAGCGACCTCGGCGGCGCGCTGGTCTTGAGCGAATTCACCGGCGCCGCAGCCGAATTGCGACAGGCGTACCTGGCCAACCCGCACCACGTCGACGACGTCAAGGACGCGATCGAGGCGGCCCTGACGCAGTCACCGGAGGAGGGCCGGCGCCGCATGCGGGCGCTGCGCCGTCAGGTCCTCGCCCACGACGTCGACCGGTGGGCCCGCGCCTTCCTCGATGCGCTGTCCTCGACCGAGGACCACACCGGTACCAGGAGCGAGACCGGCTCTAGACCGGAGTGA
- a CDS encoding mammalian cell entry protein has protein sequence MTEQDTAAGESSTETSGPAPKAVRRRASRAAGPAAGTVTAEPALGVSATAATPRVRVSRPVGPPPRRQPHRTLVAAVGIAVCAVLVAVVGGLTAWAAAGRAETDAALDRDQRFVDTATQTVVNMFSYDQNTIDESVNRFVNGTSGPLRDMLSQGTNVENLKAIFRDTQASSEAVITGAALERVDETAKNANVLVAARVTVTDLDGVNKPSQPYRLRIVVHEDDNGHMTGYDLKYPDGGN, from the coding sequence ATGACAGAGCAGGACACGGCCGCCGGTGAGTCCTCGACCGAGACGTCCGGGCCGGCGCCCAAGGCCGTCCGCCGCCGCGCCTCGCGTGCCGCGGGACCGGCCGCGGGCACCGTCACCGCCGAACCCGCGCTGGGCGTATCGGCGACCGCCGCCACGCCGCGCGTCAGGGTGTCGCGACCGGTCGGGCCGCCACCGCGCCGGCAGCCGCACCGCACGCTGGTGGCGGCGGTGGGCATCGCCGTCTGCGCGGTGCTCGTCGCGGTCGTCGGCGGGCTGACCGCCTGGGCAGCTGCCGGACGGGCGGAGACCGACGCCGCGCTCGACCGCGACCAGCGCTTCGTCGACACCGCGACCCAGACGGTGGTCAACATGTTCAGCTACGACCAGAACACCATCGACGAGAGCGTGAACCGCTTCGTCAACGGCACCAGCGGCCCGCTGCGCGACATGCTCAGCCAGGGCACCAACGTCGAGAACCTCAAGGCCATCTTCCGGGACACGCAGGCCAGCAGCGAGGCCGTCATCACCGGCGCGGCGCTCGAGCGCGTCGACGAGACCGCCAAGAACGCCAACGTGTTGGTCGCCGCACGCGTCACGGTCACCGACCTCGACGGCGTCAACAAGCCGTCGCAGCCCTACCGGCTGCGGATCGTCGTGCACGAGGACGACAACGGCCACATGACCGGCTACGACCTCAAGTACCCCGACGGGGGCAACTGA